DNA from Pochonia chlamydosporia 170 chromosome Unknown PCv3seq00009, whole genome shotgun sequence:
AGACCAGCGATTCAGCCTAGTTGGGCCTCCAGTACGAGATACGATGAGAACTCAGCCGTTCGCGGAGTATCACGACTCAAGGTGTTCCTCCCGTTGATGATCTTCTACCAAGCTAGACAACTATCCCTGTCCGTGCGTGAGAGAAGACTAAAAGAGGTCGGTTGGTGTGTAATGTAATCAAATTGAGCCGTTTAACCGGCAGTTGGGTTGGAAATGAGGTTTTTGTGCCATGCAAGGGATAGGATGTAAGTATACGGAGGGGAAGGCTGTCTTCATATGGGACTTAAAGTCGAATTGATACAGTTTGCGTATCATAGTATTCACAGAGACACCGGTTGGCCATTATAGATTAGCGAGTTTCAGTGagaagatggtgttttggcaaGTTGGCTTGTCGACCACTTTCCGACTCATCTCACGGCATGTCACCCCAAATCGGTTTGGGTATTCACGCCGAAGCCTTATGGCTGTATCAATTAGGATAGATCTGCAACGTGCTTTGGTTAGTTTAATTAACCTCTCTGACCATCCCCTCTTCATCAGAATATGTGCTCCTCAGCTGCATTGCAGAAACCGCAACACCCTCCAAGTCTCCATTCAGCTAATACAATTTacattgttgatgaatggAGAACTTGCAAGTGTTGACAAATGCCCACTCATTGTTCTACAGATACTGGTCCGACGGTTGCCAAGCCCCTGTCAGTTCAAAGGGAAACCTAATTTGGGTCTGAATGGATCGGCAGTGGCCTGCGAGAATAAGGCTACACTTTGCGCCACAGAGGGGTCAACCCATTACAGAGTCTGCGATGGTTTTCGTGCCCTGACTAATGCAGGAACAGCTTCTGGAATAGCCAATTGTTGCGGCTCATGTCGACCTGGTCACCCAAGCCAGTATCAAGTCGACGGGGTGGCTGACCCCGGTGTATGGGTTTGACATTTTGTATCTATTTAGAGCAATGTGTGCCTTGCAGTCTTACTGATTACTATAATGCTACTTATGTGCAACCTAATCTAACAGCACAACAGTGGCATAGGGTCTTCTGTCGTATCATACCCGAGGCGCAGGCTCCAAATAACGGCAATTCTAAAGTTGGACTTCCAAAATAGGCGTGGTTTCGAAACAGCCACCTATCAGTGTTGAGACCCCTGGACCATAACGTCCTGCAGATTCAGGAACCACAAATGCCGATCTTACTTCAAGTCATGCCGCCCCATGGTCCAATTCAGCCTTGTGTTTGGTACTGAAAGCTGGAGGCTATTCCCATAAAGGATAAGCATTTACAGAGACTGAGAGAAAGCCCCCACCATAACGGTTATGAATCGCAAAATACATGGGTGTTACTCGAGTGGGTGGGAGGACAAGAACTGACAAACTCAGCGACTGTACAATGATGGATTTACCAGGGGTTTACCAAATATGACCTATAGACAGCCTCAATTTGGACTTCGGCGCCCCGGTTTGAATGTAAGAAGGCGCATAATTTGTCCGCAACAGGCCGGCCGGCTCACCTTGCTCATTTCCCATGCTTCCAGCTGAATGAGGTGATGGACAGGCAAAAAGTATTTTCGGCTCATTGTTGTGGGGGTCTTGATGAGAGTCTCTGGAAATATGAGGCTCTCTGAGTTGGATATAAGACGAAGGGTGGCTTGCCCAGCATTGTAGTTGATCCTTCCTTTAACAACCAAACTGTTTCCTTGTTACGATTTCTTTAGTTTTGTTTGGACACACTCATTTGTCGCCACTCACGCTCATTTGGATATCAAACACTCTTTAGTTTGACGTTATTCTCACATTCTTTTATTGAATATTCTTAATTTCcgcaaaatggtcaaggGATCTACTATTTTGCTCCTCGGAGCCTCTGCCAGTGTCCAGGCTTGCACTGCTCCCAAGGCTAATGAAGCTACCGTCAAGTTCATCTCGGGCTTTGAGGGATGGAAGGATCACGTCTGTAAGTAAACTTGTCTCAGAGCCTATGAGCCTCTGTTCGGTGTTTCTAATCATGACTTAGACAACGACCCTGGCCCACAGCACCTCGAGACCCTTGGCTACGGACATCTCTGCAAGAAGCCCAGATGCGCCGAGGTCAAGTACCCCTTCCCTCCTCTATCCAAGGCCGATGGCCTGAAGCTTCTGAGCGACGACATGTCGGTAAGTGCTTACCCTTTCCCTTGTTGGTAGTTACCTTGACTGACAATACCCAGGTTGCCGAGAACTGCGTCTACCAGGACACCAACGACAAAGTTGTCCTCAATGCCAACCAGTACGGCGCACTCGTCAGCTGGGCTTTCAACGTTGGCTGCGGCAACGTCAAGTCTTCCCAGCTCATCAAACGTCTCAACGCTGGCGAGAACCCCAACACTGTCGCCGCCCAAGAGCTTCCCAAGTGGAACAAGGCGGGTGGAAAGGTTCTTCCCGGCCTCACTCGCCGCCGCAATGAAGAAGTGGCCCTCTTCAAGACTCCTACCAACGATCCTGCGCTTCCCGCTTGTGTGAACCCACCATCTCACACCTCCAAGCCCGCTCCTCCTACTCACCACTCTACACACTCTTCGGCCAAGCCTACCAAGACTAAGGAGACATCTACTCACTCTCACCACACCAAGCACACCAAGTCTCACAGCCACTCCCACACCAAGGTTACTTCCGCTCCTACTACTCTGTCTACCGCCAAGAGCACCACCGGCTGGGGCAACTCTACTTCCGTTGCACCTACTTCCTCGACTGCTTGGACTACCTCTGTTGTGTACACGACTGAGATTCACACCGTCACGCAGTGTGCTTCTACCGTGACTGACTGCCCTGCTCGCcctcacaccaccaccaagactATCCCTCTGTATACGACCATCTGCCCCGTCACCGAGACCGAAGTTCCTACTGAGGTTCCCACCGGCCAGCCTACCGAGACTGTTGTGCCTGTTCCCACTGTTCCTACCGGCACTGGCTCTCTgccctccaacaccaacacctGGACTTCCCCCTCGCAGACTTGCAACGGCAACTGCACTCAACCCGCTCCTACGAGCCCTCCTCCCGTCAGCTCTGGCGCCAAGACTGGCGTCAGCGCTGTCGTGGTTCTCGGTGCTGTCGCTGCCTTGTTTTTGTAAGTGGCATGTGTTAGGTTGAGTAATGTGGAAGATATGGATGGATAGATGAACCGAGACGTTTCTATTTTGGAAAATGGTGTTGTAACGGAGGTTTTCTTCAGAGTGATatattcttcttggctttggtaTACTAGGTCTAGCTGGTTACTAATGTACAcatttttcttcatcttcacttcGGCATACTATTGGTTCCATGTGTGATTTGCTAGATGTAGAAAATAGGCGAGGAGTAGTTTGACGAATACCACTGCAGGAGAGCCACTGATATATTATGTGATGTAGATATTGTGTTGCAAAAACTCATGAAACTCCGGAGCGTTACCAGTTTATGGGCGGTATTGAAAGAATCCAGCGGTGGTCTGCACCCGCGAGACTTGAATGCCAATGTAACTTGGTGGTAAACTCGATATTAAGTATGAGAAGCCAAGCGTACGTGTTCCGTCTGACTTTATGGGCTATTGCCGGAGAAAGCACATTGATGCCCTGCATGGTAGTTTTAACTGCCGAACATTTGTGCTTTGGTTGAGTGATCTCTAAACGGGAGTTGTGAGAGTGTAAACCTGAACAGCCCAATTTCTGTACTTGTGTTCTTTACGAAAATATTAAGCCTATGACGAGCCCAATTTACACGTGGACAAATAATTCACACTTATTACGAACTTGGGGACAAATTTAATCATTGTTGCCATCACCTTGTACTGGCTGAAGTCCGCCTAACCTAGACTAGATGTTGTGTAAAAAATTTGACCAACCTGCCGGATCGTTCAAGGTCTTTAATTCAAATACTCCGTATAAAATGGCATCGCAGAAATAAAACTAATTCGACTGGTATCCATAGTGTAGCGATTTGCAGGTTATCCAACAAGCCTAATAGGAAAGACCGaatcttgttcttgtcggGTGGTTACATCATACTGAAGAAAGGACGTTGGCCAACTGACGCATAGTACTGGCTGCGAATTAGACAAAAGCGTCAACCTTACGCAGAGAACGTAAAAATTATCGTCTTAGATATTTATCATTCTCGTGATAGTATTGTTGTTGCCACTACGGGCATCACAAAATAGCCACCAACTCTACTTAACAACCAGGTCGTCACCACGAGCAGCCAGTTAGTTAGACAATTAATCACAATGTAAATCACGCAAATGTCTATATCGTAAGAAACATCATCGAGGTGAGTTAGCTCAGCTTCTAACTAATATTATTACTATGAAGGCAATGACCTAATTGCATCTACGTTTACAAGATGAAAAACATAGCATACCAACGAATTTCCCTAACTCTACATCGTTCCTCGAAATTCAACATACCAGCCAATGCATATCCACTCAAGATCTCTTACAAAAGGAAACCAAATGCAGCCATGACCAGGGCGCCAGCGGCCTGGAGAGAAGAGGCACCGGCCGTAACAACCGGGGGAGGAGCAGTAGTAGTACCGTTGTTGTTGATAGGCTTACCACCAGAGCTGAGGTAGTAGCAGCCATCCACCAGGGTGCAAGTCTGACCGTTGGGGTACTGATGAGCAGGGTTGCAGCTATATCGACCCTGCTTATCAGTCTGACCCGCGGGAGGGCAGACAGGAGTCTGAGTAGGCTGAGCAGTGCCAGTAGGGGTGGTGTTCTTGATAGGCACGCCGTTGGCATCGCAGAGCAAGTAGCAGCCCTCGATGACCTTGCAGGTCTGACCATTGGGATACTGGTGAGCTGGGTTGCAGCTGTATCGGCCCTGGCTGTCGTTGGAGCCAGCGGGAGGGCAAGCCGCACCAGTCTGGGTAGGCATGGCAGAAGAGACAGGCTTGTTGTTCACGGGCTTGCCATCAGGACCGAGAAGGTAGTAGCAGCCTTCGATTGAGCCACAGGTCTGACCATTGGGGTATTGATGAGCTGGGTTGCAGCTGTATCGACCCTGGCTGTCGGTTGCGCCGGGAGCTGGGCACTCAGCGGCCACGAAGGCGGCGCCGACGAGGGTTGCGATGAATGaagccttcattttgagtTTGTTGGGAGTGATTCTGGAAACGAGTGAATGCGTTCAAGAAGCGAATGTGGTTTGTTTGGGAACTCAAGCGAGAGGTGTCGGGTCGTCGCCGGGTTAATATACTCGAAGGACAACCCGGGGCCGTCAACAGGGCACCCAGGTTTGGAATGCAGGCcttgttgatcttgctgAACTATTGTCAAGATAGTATtttgtcttggttggccGATCCACTATATTCTTACGCTAATGGGGTTAAAAGAATCTCGATACGAAACTGCAAGCGGGTTCGTGACCTGACCTGCATCCAAATAAAGATCTTTCGCCAGATGTAAAGTTCGCAGCGCCCTGTACCTGGTCAGATCTTGCGTCTAATTTCCGAAAATCTCTCCCCTAT
Protein-coding regions in this window:
- a CDS encoding lysozyme (similar to Metarhizium robertsii ARSEF 23 XP_007825417.1): MVKGSTILLLGASASVQACTAPKANEATVKFISGFEGWKDHVYNDPGPQHLETLGYGHLCKKPRCAEVKYPFPPLSKADGLKLLSDDMSVAENCVYQDTNDKVVLNANQYGALVSWAFNVGCGNVKSSQLIKRLNAGENPNTVAAQELPKWNKAGGKVLPGLTRRRNEEVALFKTPTNDPALPACVNPPSHTSKPAPPTHHSTHSSAKPTKTKETSTHSHHTKHTKSHSHSHTKVTSAPTTLSTAKSTTGWGNSTSVAPTSSTAWTTSVVYTTEIHTVTQCASTVTDCPARPHTTTKTIPLYTTICPVTETEVPTEVPTGQPTETVVPVPTVPTGTGSLPSNTNTWTSPSQTCNGNCTQPAPTSPPPVSSGAKTGVSAVVVLGAVAALFL